A part of Melittangium boletus DSM 14713 genomic DNA contains:
- a CDS encoding TolC family protein, whose product MVNRKETQRVMAVGWVLSATLAGAQVVPVPPPTPPPALLAPDGVPSVGDTAEQSVPDQPPASASGAESREPLTLERLVERARSQDARVEEARAELRRFEALLRQANWAWFPKFETRVGLGGPVPEARNDGLGGPPTTEASLEGDFKFGRMGVTAFAESTAVLPLYTFGKLQALKEAAKQGPVIGKALQSRAEDEAGFQAAQAFFGYQLARSGLAQLDETSKRLEDAAAQLRELLDAKSDQVSRMDLYKVGFFRKQLEARRAQAEQGQRLALAAIRLLAGVPEGEPVEVAEFELEPEDEVTPTSLDEALSMAEEKRPELAGIAAGVIAREKEVFIRERGFFPDLGLAGFLTLRYTSSATRQRDPFAFDPYNDREAGVGLVARYTFDFPVKQAQLDQSRAELDKLKAQQRLLQAAIRLEVTKVHGELMMALERARALSQAEREARRWATAAFSAFDLGTSGTRDLIEAFTALAQASADRAQSWHDFQVARAGLARAMGTSPRGP is encoded by the coding sequence GTGGTGAACCGCAAGGAGACGCAACGAGTCATGGCGGTGGGGTGGGTGCTCTCCGCGACGCTGGCGGGGGCGCAGGTCGTGCCGGTGCCGCCCCCCACGCCGCCTCCCGCGCTCCTGGCTCCGGACGGAGTGCCCTCGGTGGGGGACACGGCGGAGCAATCCGTGCCGGATCAACCCCCCGCCTCGGCATCTGGAGCGGAGAGCCGCGAGCCCCTTACCCTGGAGCGGCTCGTCGAGCGCGCGCGCTCCCAGGACGCGCGGGTGGAGGAGGCCCGCGCGGAGCTGCGCCGCTTCGAGGCCCTGCTGCGCCAGGCGAACTGGGCCTGGTTTCCCAAGTTCGAAACGCGGGTGGGCCTCGGTGGGCCCGTGCCCGAGGCCCGCAATGATGGACTCGGGGGCCCTCCCACCACCGAGGCGTCCCTGGAGGGCGACTTCAAGTTCGGCCGCATGGGTGTGACGGCCTTCGCCGAGTCCACTGCCGTGCTGCCGCTCTACACCTTCGGCAAGCTCCAGGCCCTGAAGGAGGCGGCGAAGCAGGGGCCCGTCATCGGCAAGGCGCTCCAGTCCCGCGCGGAGGACGAGGCCGGATTCCAGGCCGCCCAGGCCTTCTTCGGCTACCAGCTGGCGCGCTCGGGACTGGCGCAGCTCGACGAGACCTCGAAGCGGCTGGAGGACGCGGCGGCGCAACTGCGCGAACTGCTCGACGCGAAGTCCGATCAGGTGTCGCGCATGGACCTGTACAAGGTCGGCTTCTTCCGCAAGCAACTGGAAGCGCGCCGCGCCCAGGCCGAGCAGGGCCAGCGCCTGGCCCTGGCCGCCATCCGCCTGCTCGCGGGCGTGCCCGAGGGCGAGCCCGTGGAGGTGGCCGAGTTCGAGCTGGAGCCCGAGGACGAGGTGACGCCGACCTCCCTGGACGAGGCCTTGTCGATGGCCGAGGAGAAACGCCCCGAGCTGGCGGGGATCGCCGCGGGCGTGATCGCCCGGGAGAAGGAGGTGTTCATCCGAGAGCGCGGCTTCTTCCCGGACCTGGGGCTCGCGGGCTTCCTGACCCTGCGCTACACCTCGAGCGCGACGCGGCAGCGGGATCCCTTCGCCTTCGATCCTTATAATGATCGCGAGGCGGGGGTGGGGCTGGTGGCGCGCTACACCTTCGACTTTCCGGTGAAGCAGGCGCAGTTGGATCAGTCCCGGGCCGAGCTGGACAAGCTCAAGGCGCAGCAGCGCCTGCTCCAGGCCGCCATCCGCCTGGAGGTGACCAAGGTCCACGGCGAGCTGATGATGGCGCTGGAGCGGGCCCGGGCCCTGAGTCAGGCCGAGCGCGAGGCGAGGCGCTGGGCCACGGCCGCCTTCAGCGCGTTCGACCTGGGCACGAGCGGGACCCGGGATCTGATCGAGGCCTTCACGGCGCTCGCCCAGGCGTCGGCCGATCGGGCCCAGAGCTGGCACGACTTCCAGGTGGCTCGGGCGGGGCTCGCCCGGGCCATGGGCACCTCGCCCCGAGGGCCGTGA
- a CDS encoding class I fructose-bisphosphate aldolase, producing the protein MAYTDRVKQILSWYPSDNPGTLTNLARLLNTGTLAGTGKMVILPVDQGFEHGPARSFAPNAAGYDPDYHIQLAIDSGCNAYAAPLGFLEAVAGKYMGEIPLVLKLNNSDTLAKTEYPISAVTSSVRDAVRLGCAAVGYTIYPGSGARNQMYEDLRDIIEEAKSYGLPTILWAYARGNMSKQGETAIDVISYAAQISAQLGAHIIKVKPPGDFLEQPEAKKVYEQYGIPTKTMADRIRDVVKSAFNGKRIVIFSGGEAKKTEDLLEEIKQIAAGGGFGSIMGRNAFQRPHAESVKLLKDVMAIFKNAP; encoded by the coding sequence ATGGCCTATACCGATCGCGTCAAGCAGATCCTCTCGTGGTACCCGTCCGACAATCCCGGCACGCTGACGAACCTGGCGCGCCTGCTCAACACCGGCACCCTCGCCGGCACCGGCAAGATGGTCATCCTCCCGGTGGACCAGGGTTTCGAGCACGGCCCGGCGCGCTCCTTCGCGCCCAACGCCGCCGGGTATGATCCGGACTATCACATCCAGCTCGCCATCGACTCGGGCTGCAACGCCTACGCCGCGCCCCTGGGCTTCCTGGAGGCGGTGGCCGGCAAGTACATGGGCGAGATTCCGCTCGTGCTCAAGCTCAACAACTCGGACACGCTCGCCAAGACGGAGTACCCCATCTCGGCGGTGACCTCGTCGGTGCGCGACGCGGTGCGCCTGGGCTGCGCGGCGGTGGGCTACACCATCTACCCGGGCTCCGGGGCGCGCAACCAGATGTACGAGGACCTCCGGGACATCATCGAAGAGGCCAAGTCGTACGGCCTGCCGACGATCCTGTGGGCGTACGCGCGCGGCAACATGTCCAAGCAGGGCGAGACGGCCATCGACGTCATCTCCTACGCGGCGCAGATCAGCGCCCAGCTCGGCGCGCACATCATCAAGGTGAAGCCGCCCGGTGACTTCCTGGAGCAGCCCGAGGCCAAGAAGGTCTACGAGCAGTACGGCATTCCCACCAAGACGATGGCGGACCGCATCCGCGACGTCGTGAAGTCCGCCTTCAACGGCAAGCGCATCGTCATCTTCTCCGGCGGCGAGGCGAAGAAGACCGAGGATCTGCTCGAGGAGATCAAGCAGATCGCCGCGGGCGGGGGCTTTGGCTCCATCATGGGCCGCAACGCCTTCCAGCGTCCCCATGCCGAGTCGGTGAAGCTGCTCAAGGACGTCATGGCCATCTTCAAGAACGCCCCGTAG
- a CDS encoding polyprenyl synthetase family protein, with protein sequence MKERKSTQAGLPAAEQQQAPSPVDFMSWSKTVQYQTQVVLHQILELEDERHLDPAWNKVLEQVRSYSLRPSKRIRPALVLVGYALGRGDTRAPSGLWRFAAATELLHTFMLIHDDVADQADTRRGGAALHKMLGEGRLGENLAIVIGDHLYGRSLEVMLGCNLPEADVATRYFLKVCRYTAAGQYMDIRLPHQPLSELSIYHALRVAYLKTALYGFTAPLVCGAMLAGSDPEIINKLERFGRYVGTAYQLRDDLLGLYGQSSVVGKPTDSDLAQGKRTFPLLAAYLRATPEARQEMETLCIPGPKDETMLQRARELVEAHGGRGATERLIERSTNAAARILQTLPEAGGLKQMLRDLLQMLMIREA encoded by the coding sequence ATGAAAGAGCGGAAGTCGACTCAGGCCGGGTTGCCGGCGGCGGAACAACAACAGGCACCTTCGCCCGTGGACTTCATGTCCTGGTCGAAGACGGTCCAGTACCAGACGCAAGTGGTGCTGCATCAGATCCTGGAGCTCGAGGACGAGCGGCACCTGGATCCCGCCTGGAACAAGGTGCTCGAGCAGGTGCGCAGCTACAGCCTGCGGCCCTCCAAGCGCATCCGTCCGGCGCTGGTGCTCGTGGGCTACGCCCTGGGCCGCGGCGACACGCGCGCGCCCTCGGGACTGTGGCGCTTCGCGGCGGCCACGGAGCTGCTCCACACCTTCATGCTCATCCACGACGATGTCGCGGATCAGGCCGACACGCGGCGCGGCGGCGCGGCGCTGCACAAGATGCTCGGCGAGGGGCGGCTGGGTGAGAACCTGGCGATCGTGATCGGAGATCACCTCTACGGCCGCTCGTTGGAAGTGATGCTCGGCTGCAACCTGCCGGAAGCGGACGTGGCCACGCGCTACTTCCTCAAGGTGTGCCGCTACACCGCCGCCGGGCAGTACATGGACATCCGGCTGCCGCACCAGCCCCTGTCCGAGCTGTCCATCTACCACGCGCTGCGCGTGGCCTATTTGAAGACGGCGCTCTACGGCTTCACCGCGCCGTTGGTGTGCGGGGCGATGCTGGCCGGCTCGGATCCGGAGATCATCAACAAGCTGGAGCGCTTCGGCCGCTACGTGGGCACGGCGTACCAGCTGCGCGATGACCTGCTCGGCCTCTACGGCCAGTCGTCGGTGGTCGGCAAGCCGACCGACTCGGATCTCGCCCAGGGCAAGCGCACCTTCCCGCTGCTGGCCGCCTACCTCCGGGCCACGCCCGAGGCGCGTCAGGAGATGGAGACGCTCTGCATCCCCGGCCCCAAGGACGAGACGATGCTGCAGCGGGCCCGGGAGCTCGTGGAAGCCCATGGTGGCCGCGGCGCCACCGAGCGCCTCATCGAGCGCTCCACCAACGCCGCCGCGCGCATCCTGCAGACGCTGCCCGAGGCCGGTGGTCTCAAGCAGATGCTGCGCGATCTGCTGCAGATGTTGATGATCCGCGAGGCCTGA
- a CDS encoding RsmB/NOP family class I SAM-dependent RNA methyltransferase, whose protein sequence is MKTLWPDTFLDEERLGRPSRRAATAALQAHLSVLKGEPLKLSLAEALKDAEGLGGQERRFAALAVRELSRHQRLLDLASRTLGQAPSKIGLLEDQVLVRYVLWRRLFCGANWARIGPEVKLPGPIRPRTIKDDLLARMVESPLAEPPLSESGPERLATRYSFPNWLVQRLAELHPEPVLEAMLAALDEEPSLHFRARPTGTREQVLARLSEEGVAAAPVDVALDAVRITDASHRVFETRVMREGRLQVQDVGSQLIVEACRPLEGTLEGCTVADVCAGAGGKTLALADEVGRAGRVLAGDRSRRRLAQARERARELSLRHVSFPQPLPLESADVVLVDAPCSGTGSLAREPDQKWKLSAKAVEEFHTTQLELLVELAPRVKPGARVVYATCSLLPEENDAVVRDFLARVPGFEVEPLAPVFGAERAAVLCDGPFLRALPPRVPGGGFFAARLRKNPSAG, encoded by the coding sequence GTGAAGACTCTCTGGCCCGATACCTTCCTGGACGAGGAGCGCCTGGGGCGCCCGTCCCGACGCGCCGCGACCGCGGCCCTTCAAGCGCACCTGTCCGTCCTCAAGGGCGAGCCCTTGAAGCTCTCGCTCGCCGAGGCGCTCAAGGACGCCGAGGGCCTGGGGGGACAGGAGCGGCGATTCGCCGCGTTGGCGGTGCGCGAGTTGTCGCGGCACCAGCGGCTGTTGGACCTGGCCTCGCGCACGTTGGGCCAGGCTCCGAGCAAGATTGGTCTCCTGGAGGATCAGGTGCTCGTGCGCTACGTCCTCTGGCGCCGGCTCTTCTGTGGCGCCAACTGGGCGCGCATCGGCCCCGAGGTGAAGCTGCCCGGACCCATCCGGCCGCGCACCATCAAGGATGATCTGCTCGCGCGGATGGTGGAGTCTCCGCTCGCCGAGCCGCCCCTGTCCGAGTCTGGCCCCGAGCGGCTGGCGACGCGCTACTCCTTTCCCAACTGGCTCGTGCAGCGGCTGGCGGAGCTGCACCCGGAGCCCGTGCTGGAGGCGATGCTGGCGGCGCTGGACGAGGAGCCGTCGCTGCACTTCCGGGCACGGCCCACGGGGACGCGGGAGCAGGTGTTGGCGCGGCTGAGCGAGGAGGGCGTGGCCGCGGCCCCGGTGGACGTGGCGCTGGACGCGGTGCGGATCACCGACGCGAGCCATCGCGTCTTCGAGACGCGGGTGATGCGCGAGGGCCGGTTGCAGGTGCAGGACGTGGGCAGCCAGCTCATCGTCGAGGCGTGTCGTCCCCTGGAGGGCACGCTCGAGGGATGCACGGTGGCGGACGTGTGCGCGGGGGCGGGAGGCAAGACCCTCGCGCTGGCGGACGAGGTGGGGCGCGCGGGCCGGGTCCTGGCGGGAGATCGTTCGCGCCGACGTCTCGCCCAGGCGCGCGAGCGGGCCCGGGAATTGTCCTTGCGCCACGTGTCCTTTCCCCAGCCGCTTCCCCTGGAGAGCGCGGACGTGGTGCTGGTGGACGCGCCTTGCAGTGGCACGGGCTCGCTGGCGCGCGAGCCGGATCAGAAATGGAAGCTCAGCGCGAAGGCGGTGGAGGAGTTCCACACCACGCAGCTGGAGCTCCTGGTGGAGCTGGCCCCTCGGGTGAAGCCCGGAGCGCGGGTGGTGTACGCCACGTGCTCGCTCCTGCCCGAGGAGAACGACGCCGTGGTGCGCGACTTCCTCGCGCGGGTGCCTGGCTTCGAGGTGGAGCCCCTGGCACCTGTCTTTGGCGCCGAGCGAGCGGCCGTGCTGTGCGACGGTCCCTTCCTCCGCGCGCTGCCGCCCCGGGTGCCCGGCGGGGGATTCTTCGCCGCCCGGCTGCGCAAGAACCCCTCGGCGGGTTGA
- a CDS encoding response regulator, protein MSRENAGPRSSMKVLLVEDDPGLREGMAELISEQAEVREAGSIAQAQQALREELFSLVMTDLRIGDTSGGGRIVLEAARKRLQPVAIVSASSTEEVVKLLNPHAPDAVLNKPFQLEEMMALVERFVRLRREVERRAAGRVPSEEVWTEAPSPGVRLAEEPGGGLWMRMAPGATHSPCARHLRAGMLLLEGSLEVDGESRGRDQYFFLSAGPREVRTHEGCLAVSLALNA, encoded by the coding sequence ATGAGCCGCGAAAATGCCGGGCCGAGGTCCTCGATGAAGGTGCTGCTGGTAGAGGATGATCCCGGTCTGCGCGAGGGCATGGCGGAACTCATCTCCGAGCAGGCCGAGGTTCGGGAGGCGGGCAGCATCGCCCAAGCCCAGCAGGCCTTGCGCGAGGAGCTCTTCTCCCTCGTCATGACGGATCTGCGCATCGGGGATACGAGCGGTGGCGGGCGCATCGTGCTGGAGGCGGCGCGCAAGCGGCTGCAGCCGGTGGCCATCGTCAGTGCTTCCTCCACCGAGGAGGTGGTGAAGCTGCTCAACCCCCACGCGCCGGACGCGGTGCTCAACAAGCCCTTCCAGCTCGAGGAGATGATGGCGCTGGTGGAGCGCTTCGTGAGGTTGCGGCGCGAGGTGGAGCGCCGGGCCGCGGGACGGGTGCCTTCCGAGGAGGTCTGGACGGAGGCGCCATCTCCCGGTGTGCGCCTGGCGGAGGAGCCCGGCGGTGGACTGTGGATGCGGATGGCGCCCGGCGCGACGCATTCGCCCTGCGCCAGGCACCTGCGCGCGGGGATGTTGTTGCTCGAGGGCTCGCTCGAGGTGGACGGCGAGTCGCGCGGGCGGGATCAATACTTCTTTCTATCGGCCGGACCGCGTGAGGTGCGCACCCACGAGGGGTGTCTGGCCGTCTCGCTGGCCCTGAACGCGTAG
- a CDS encoding tetratricopeptide repeat protein produces the protein MYNLLIALGVGLAITLGVKLTGLGPLWAGIIPGTIALVATYFLLAQRVGKELQKLMLAVQKELQGQPTSQKDAQARIERAIKMLEGGLVYEKRQFLVGPEVHAQIGMLKYMSKDLDGAQRHFALASGRNYMAKAMEGALHFQKKDFAAMKKAFEAAVTAGKKESIVWAVYAWCLLQNKEKDEALKVLGRGTEANPSDEKLKSSLAAIQNDKRLKMKPYEPLWWQFGLETPPPQMMGGGGRRVQFNPRR, from the coding sequence ATGTACAACCTCCTCATCGCCTTGGGTGTGGGACTCGCCATTACCCTGGGTGTCAAGCTGACCGGCCTCGGCCCCCTCTGGGCGGGCATCATCCCTGGCACCATCGCCCTCGTGGCCACCTACTTCCTGCTCGCTCAGCGCGTGGGCAAGGAGCTGCAAAAGCTCATGCTCGCCGTCCAGAAGGAGCTCCAGGGCCAGCCCACCAGCCAGAAGGACGCCCAGGCGCGCATCGAGCGGGCCATCAAGATGTTGGAGGGCGGACTCGTCTACGAGAAGCGGCAATTCCTCGTGGGGCCCGAGGTGCACGCCCAGATTGGAATGTTGAAGTACATGTCCAAGGACCTGGACGGCGCCCAGCGGCACTTCGCCCTGGCGAGCGGGCGCAACTACATGGCCAAGGCCATGGAAGGCGCCCTGCACTTCCAGAAGAAGGACTTCGCCGCCATGAAGAAGGCCTTCGAGGCCGCGGTGACGGCCGGCAAGAAGGAGTCCATCGTCTGGGCCGTGTACGCCTGGTGTCTCCTGCAGAACAAGGAGAAGGACGAGGCGCTCAAGGTGCTCGGCCGGGGCACCGAGGCCAACCCCTCCGATGAGAAGCTCAAGAGCAGCCTGGCCGCGATCCAGAACGACAAGCGGCTCAAGATGAAGCCCTACGAGCCCCTGTGGTGGCAGTTCGGCCTGGAGACGCCTCCCCCCCAGATGATGGGCGGCGGCGGCCGGCGGGTTCAGTTCAACCCCCGACGCTGA
- a CDS encoding diguanylate cyclase — protein MQRHDRHGEKALILVVDDDAGTRESLLELLAPRFDVVGANSGRSGVELARERHPDLVLLDRFLDQEDGLAVLEALQHDRATESVPVIFLTGDSDEATLEKCLEMGAVDFVHKPASSRELVARIDRALRQSEQQQRLQQMAQTDALTGLANFRALSARLEEEFKRSNRYDYPLSVVVIDLDHLKAINDGMGHDVGNRAILALANLLRTNLREVDFAARFGGDEFVALLPHQTAAEAAILAERIRAGLRGVKITRADGRPAPFGLSVSVGIADHSASYPRESTDELLRAADEALYEAKREGRDRVVVHRSAELAAPRAAQRH, from the coding sequence ATGCAACGGCACGACCGACATGGCGAGAAGGCCCTGATCCTGGTCGTGGATGATGACGCGGGCACGCGAGAGAGCCTGTTGGAGCTGCTCGCCCCCCGGTTCGATGTCGTGGGCGCCAACAGCGGGCGCTCCGGCGTGGAGCTCGCCCGTGAGCGGCACCCGGACCTGGTCCTCCTGGATCGCTTCCTGGACCAGGAGGACGGGCTGGCGGTGCTCGAGGCCCTGCAGCACGACCGGGCCACGGAGTCCGTGCCCGTCATCTTCCTCACGGGCGACTCGGACGAGGCCACCCTGGAGAAGTGTCTGGAAATGGGCGCGGTGGACTTCGTGCACAAGCCGGCCAGCTCCCGCGAGCTCGTGGCGCGCATCGATCGGGCGCTGCGCCAGAGCGAGCAGCAGCAGCGCCTGCAGCAGATGGCCCAGACGGACGCGCTCACGGGCCTGGCCAACTTCCGCGCCCTGTCCGCGCGCCTGGAAGAGGAGTTCAAGCGCTCCAACCGCTATGACTACCCCCTGTCCGTGGTGGTCATCGATCTGGACCACCTCAAGGCCATCAACGATGGCATGGGCCATGACGTGGGCAACCGCGCCATCCTGGCGCTCGCCAACCTGCTGCGCACCAACCTGCGCGAGGTGGACTTCGCGGCGCGCTTCGGGGGCGATGAGTTCGTCGCCCTCCTGCCCCACCAGACGGCGGCCGAGGCGGCCATCCTCGCCGAGCGCATCCGCGCGGGCCTGAGGGGCGTGAAGATCACCCGCGCGGACGGCCGCCCCGCCCCCTTCGGGCTGAGCGTGAGCGTGGGAATCGCCGACCACTCGGCATCCTATCCGCGCGAGAGCACCGACGAATTGTTGAGAGCCGCGGACGAGGCGCTCTACGAGGCCAAGCGAGAGGGGCGCGACCGTGTGGTGGTGCACCGCTCGGCGGAGCTCGCGGCTCCCAGAGCGGCCCAGCGGCACTAG
- a CDS encoding response regulator, whose translation MNGGRLSSGSRVAIIGGGIAGVGMAASLLFNARARGCAVDVRVYDSGDPSGIAPPAVLTPECRSRLAALGCRIPLEWRAHELRGVEILSHGQREVLPSAPGGLWVVDGWPQGQGGVALVREVLAGAATAQGARFIQRRVERVENQPSAPDAPAAVRKNGPLVVRAQGSGERFHAVALATGAGPSLGDSFFPGFQPAPTVAAVQARLRQASPRAAPLARLWLSPLPTVDGLWLLPGAHSVYALAFGPAVTPADLCQALMMAARDGLVEEGFELAALETTRLPYGPGRSLVAPGQLAVGAVALGHPLQLGLTETLASCSRAAVALLDAGLEESALERRYVRDGLAEMLEDAAAGARSIPWLRRAGRRAPQAFLTARSRGSSGGMGGGGVLGLSAPTPLSLLSTARWAGVRETMASWVRTTVEPLPTTIPSMEPDLYYIVDDDPDQREAMTQLLEATGARVVAFADELALFCAVARRPPTAILLDVVLHWVDGLRLCEGLKQHPLTRDTRVVVMSGLNRPHVRQRALEAGAEAFLPKPVNPERLLRQLLGMVPATPPASATKSQEALSEESGRYAS comes from the coding sequence ATGAACGGCGGCAGACTGTCGAGCGGCTCACGGGTGGCCATCATCGGGGGTGGAATCGCCGGGGTGGGAATGGCCGCCTCCCTGCTCTTCAACGCCCGGGCCCGGGGTTGCGCCGTCGACGTGCGCGTGTACGACAGTGGGGATCCCAGTGGCATCGCCCCACCCGCCGTGCTCACACCCGAGTGCCGCTCGCGCCTGGCCGCGCTCGGCTGCCGCATTCCGCTGGAGTGGCGGGCCCACGAGCTGCGTGGGGTGGAGATTCTCTCCCACGGTCAGCGCGAGGTGCTGCCCTCGGCGCCCGGAGGCCTGTGGGTGGTGGATGGCTGGCCCCAGGGCCAGGGCGGCGTGGCGCTGGTGCGCGAGGTGCTCGCGGGCGCGGCCACGGCCCAGGGCGCGCGCTTCATTCAACGGCGCGTGGAGCGGGTGGAGAACCAGCCCTCGGCGCCGGACGCGCCCGCCGCGGTGCGCAAGAACGGCCCCCTCGTGGTGCGCGCCCAGGGCAGCGGCGAGCGTTTCCACGCGGTGGCGCTCGCCACGGGCGCCGGGCCCTCCCTGGGCGACTCCTTCTTCCCGGGCTTCCAACCCGCTCCCACCGTGGCCGCCGTCCAGGCGCGGCTGCGACAGGCCTCGCCCCGGGCGGCGCCTCTCGCCCGGCTGTGGCTCTCGCCCCTGCCCACCGTGGATGGCCTGTGGCTGCTGCCAGGCGCCCACTCGGTGTACGCGCTCGCCTTTGGCCCCGCGGTGACACCGGCCGATCTGTGCCAGGCCCTGATGATGGCGGCCCGCGACGGCCTCGTGGAGGAAGGCTTCGAGCTGGCGGCCCTGGAGACCACGCGGCTGCCCTACGGGCCCGGCCGCTCGCTCGTCGCGCCCGGACAGCTCGCGGTGGGCGCGGTGGCGCTCGGCCATCCCCTGCAGCTCGGCCTGACGGAAACGCTCGCCTCATGCAGCCGCGCGGCCGTGGCCCTGCTCGACGCGGGCCTGGAGGAGAGCGCCCTGGAGCGCCGCTACGTGCGCGACGGCCTGGCCGAAATGCTCGAGGACGCGGCCGCGGGCGCGCGCTCCATTCCCTGGCTGCGCCGGGCGGGCCGCCGGGCGCCCCAGGCCTTCCTCACGGCGCGCTCGCGGGGAAGCTCGGGTGGCATGGGTGGAGGGGGCGTGCTCGGCCTCTCCGCCCCCACGCCCCTCTCCCTGCTGTCCACCGCGCGCTGGGCCGGGGTGCGCGAGACGATGGCCTCCTGGGTCCGCACCACCGTGGAGCCCCTGCCCACGACGATTCCCTCGATGGAGCCGGACCTCTACTACATCGTGGATGACGATCCGGATCAGCGCGAGGCGATGACGCAACTCTTGGAGGCCACCGGCGCGCGCGTGGTGGCCTTCGCGGACGAGCTCGCCCTCTTCTGCGCGGTGGCCCGCCGGCCGCCCACCGCCATCCTCCTGGACGTGGTGCTGCACTGGGTGGACGGCCTGCGGCTGTGCGAGGGCCTCAAGCAGCATCCGCTCACCCGGGACACCCGCGTGGTGGTGATGAGCGGACTCAACCGGCCCCATGTGCGCCAGCGCGCGCTCGAGGCCGGGGCCGAGGCCTTCCTGCCCAAGCCCGTGAATCCCGAACGGCTCCTGCGCCAGTTGCTCGGCATGGTGCCCGCCACCCCGCCCGCTTCCGCCACGAAGAGCCAGGAAGCGCTCTCCGAGGAGTCGGGCCGCTACGCCTCCTGA
- the miaA gene encoding tRNA (adenosine(37)-N6)-dimethylallyltransferase MiaA, with product MSTPERPSLTVITGPTASGKSALAVELARRHGGEIVGADSQQVYRHFDIGTAKPSEAERAAVPHHLVSVVEPLAPFSAAEYQRRADAAIADIHARGGRVFVVGGTGMYLRILLHGLVEAPGASPELRAELEALAAAEGREGVHRRLAEVDPETAAKLPPQDLMRVIRALEIHAQTGKPASEFRREHAFAPSRYPFRMYVLSPPRDALYRAIDARTEALFARGLVDEVRSLLGRGYAEAAPMRSVGYVQAKAVVDGTLSEREAIAQTAQETRRYAKRQLTWFRKEPGARFVEPPYEAVLEAEAQEA from the coding sequence ATGAGCACACCGGAGCGGCCGAGCCTCACCGTCATCACCGGGCCCACCGCGTCGGGCAAGTCCGCGCTCGCCGTGGAGCTCGCCCGGCGGCACGGCGGGGAGATCGTCGGCGCGGACTCGCAGCAGGTGTACCGGCACTTCGACATCGGCACCGCGAAGCCCTCGGAGGCGGAGCGAGCCGCCGTGCCGCACCACCTGGTGTCCGTGGTGGAGCCCCTGGCGCCGTTCTCCGCCGCCGAGTACCAGCGCCGGGCGGACGCGGCCATCGCGGACATCCACGCGCGGGGCGGGCGGGTGTTCGTGGTGGGGGGCACGGGCATGTACCTGCGCATCCTCCTGCACGGGCTGGTGGAGGCGCCGGGCGCGAGTCCGGAGCTGCGCGCGGAGCTGGAAGCGCTCGCCGCCGCCGAGGGCCGCGAGGGGGTGCACCGCCGGCTCGCCGAGGTGGATCCGGAGACCGCCGCGAAGCTGCCTCCCCAGGACTTGATGCGGGTGATCCGCGCGCTGGAGATCCACGCGCAGACGGGCAAGCCGGCCTCGGAGTTCCGCCGGGAGCACGCCTTCGCGCCGAGCCGCTATCCCTTCCGGATGTATGTGCTCTCGCCGCCGCGCGACGCGCTCTACCGGGCCATCGACGCGCGCACCGAGGCGCTGTTCGCGCGCGGGCTGGTGGACGAGGTGCGCTCGCTGCTCGGCCGGGGCTACGCCGAGGCGGCGCCCATGCGCAGCGTGGGCTACGTGCAGGCCAAGGCGGTGGTGGACGGGACGCTCTCGGAGCGCGAGGCCATCGCGCAGACGGCCCAGGAGACGCGCCGCTATGCCAAGCGGCAGCTCACGTGGTTTCGCAAGGAGCCGGGCGCGCGCTTCGTGGAGCCGCCCTACGAGGCGGTGCTGGAGGCCGAGGCTCAGGAGGCGTAG